Proteins from a single region of Apis mellifera strain DH4 linkage group LG7, Amel_HAv3.1, whole genome shotgun sequence:
- the LOC724893 gene encoding myoneurin isoform X2: MLHFMYQGEVNIKQEDIASFLKVAESLQIKGLTTGTEEKFEENLTKNAENLDQILNIENSSINFVNSNANALISKEEKPVQKNQQCQKQHVLSKDELHNDELSLENKNVNDKCYQQYSISNSTYNIQNSHMEQNNSSTNLEDEPLDCTADVTHIESTKHEPLDYTLDIDTETGYKTCLPNESLYKSDENFETKDYVPDMQLVPYNQNAQTQPFSLSNVSGFENEFTYETGCHNKGRRTVKGISNNSLPLETTLRVVSELGPTLRMERGKVIRMYSCPWCLRHFTRKENLKLHVRYIHGPLESLTCRLCGNKYKNSNSLRVHSYLYHNAKRDKPNKPLLDGGE, encoded by the exons ATGCTTCACTTCATGTATCAAGgagaagtaaatattaaacaagaaGATATTGCTAGCTTCTTAAAAGTAGCAGAAAGTTTACAAATAAAAGGATTAACTACAGGAACAGAAGAG aaatttgaagaaaatttgacaAAGAATGCAGAAAACTTAgatcaaatattgaatatagaaaacagcagtattaattttgttaattcaaATGCAAATGCTTTGATTTCAAAAGAAGAGAAACCTGTGCAGAAAAATCAACAATGCCAAAAACAACATGTTCTATCAAAAGATGAATTACACAATGATGAACTGTcattagagaataaaaatgttaatgatAAATGTTACCaacaatattctatttctaattcaacttataatattcaaaattctcaTATGGAACAAAATAACAGTTCAACAAATTTAGAAGATGAACCATTGGATTGTACAGCTGACGTAACTCATATAGAATCAACAAAGCATGAACCATTGGATTATACACTTGATATAGATACAGAAACAGGATATAAAACATGTTTGCCTAATGAATCACTTTATAAAtctgatgaaaattttgagacaaaag atTATGTACCAGATATGCAATTAGTTCCCTACAATCAGAATGCCCAAACTCAACCATTTA gtTTAAGTAACGTAAGtggttttgaaaatgaatttacatATGAAACTGGTTGTCATAATAAAGGTAGACGTACTGTTAAAGGTATTTCCAACAATAGTTTACCATTAGAAACAACTTTGCGTGTTGTATCTGAATTGGGACCAACTTTACGTATGGAAAGAGGCAAAGTTATTCGAATGTATTCATGTCCATGGTGTCTTCGTCATTTTACacgtaaagaaaatttaaaactacaTGTTCGATATATTCATGGTCCACTTGAAAGTCTAACATGTAGACTATGtggtaataaatataagaatagtaACAGTTTACGTGTACATTCATATCTTTATCATAATGCTAAACGGGACAAACCTAATAAGCCATTACTTGATGGtggagaatga
- the LOC102653798 gene encoding uncharacterized protein LOC102653798, whose product MITDMKLKDKMDHIQRMCKDLSRDQNKLLNNIIYITKNALPHQLIIYDPNNIIVCIIQLYFYYYDILLRTDNIFIYKRRKRYRHARECYNNLLKIYIPKRSRETLEIILDTICENKLWEFETFCFDLICDLLKYGLSGSIMFHAIWDKIEGPDMNIEDSKRIMRILYELLNVYEWPNTHDTIIVIERILNLFYISITTTESTINFIPYATLKKSLEVCIINMVKHIYNYHLLIIIHHMCSWVVETEMTDEFILQFGSTLEYIAFIHNVTLYEKTLTPKIFPLLMEMIASTSKISSLLGNRVIQHLLDRKENKANFDTPKIFFEDANFDIKMERYYKEDKLFCKYHREILHDSFLKGILNHCSSRMNLESIYCTICLIAVEVPCGFTAAAVVCLLMNLQDITLKGQNKRHVEISYHIHATVIAIMSLLCWIHKADVFYEYVNKIMLERAQWAPHLNPPIQSQYNFAAHHILWNKPDLFFVDWEARYGLWKCFRLRETDEQEIDAD is encoded by the coding sequence ATGATTActgatatgaaattaaaagataaaatggatCATATACAACGAATGTGTAAAGATTTGTCGCGCGATCAAAATAAActacttaataatataatttatataacaaaaaatgcaTTACCACatcaattgattatttatgatccaaataatattattgtatgtattattcagctttatttttattattatgatatattgctTCGAActgataatatattcatatataaacgaagaaaaagatatcgaCATGCCAgagaatgttataataatttattgaaaatatatattcctaaAAGGTCTAGAGAAACTCTTGAAATTATACTTGATacaatttgtgaaaataaactTTGGGAGTTTGAAACCTTTTGTTTTGATCTTATATgtgatttattgaaatatggtCTTAGTGGATCCATAATGTTTCATGCTATATGGGATAAAATTGAAGGTCCAGATATGAATATAGAAGATTCAAAAAGAATCAtgagaatattatatgaattattaaatgtttatgaaTGGCCAAATACTCATGATACAATAATAGTTATTGAAaggattttaaatcttttttatatttctataactaCTACAGaatcaacaattaattttataccatATGCAACACTTAAGAAAAGTTTAGaagtttgtattattaatatggtaaaacatatatataattatcatcttCTCATCATAATTCATCACATGTGTTCATGGGTTGTTGAAACAGAAATGActgatgaatttatattacaatttggtAGTACACTTGAATATATAGCCTTCATACATAATGTAACATTATACGAAAAAACTTTAACTCCAAagatatttccattattaatgGAAATGATAGCATCAACAAGTAAGATAAGCAGCTTATTAGGTAATCGAGTTATTCAACATTTGCttgatagaaaagaaaataaagcaaATTTTGATACACctaagatattttttgaagatGCTAACTTTGACATAAAAATGGAACGATATTATAAAGAAGATAaactattttgtaaatatcataGAGAAATTTTACATGACAGTTTTCTAAAaggtattttaaatcattgttCATCACGTATGAATTTAGAATcaatatattgtacaatatgTCTGATTGCTGTAGAAGTTCCATGTGGATTTACAGCAGCAGCTGTAGTTTGTCTTTTAATGAATTTGCAAGATATAACTTTAAAAGGACAAAATAAACGTCATGTTGAAATATCGTATCATATACATGCAACAGTGATAGCAATTATGTCTCTTTTATGTTGGATTCATAAAGCTGATGTATTTTacgaatatgtaaataaaataatgttggaAAGGGCACAATGGGCTCCACATTTAAATCCTCCTATTCAATCTCAATATAATTTTGCTGCACATCATATTCTTTGGAACAAAccagatttattttttgtagatTGGGAAGCTCGCTATGGTTTATGGAAATGTTTTCGTTTACGTGAAACTGATGAACAAGAAATTGATGCagattaa
- the LOC724893 gene encoding zinc finger and BTB domain-containing protein 44 isoform X1 produces the protein MSGEQFSLVWNSFPRNLSSGLYTLLTDEQLVDVTLAAEGQILRAHKLILSVCSPYFRELFKGNSCKHPIVILKDVNYRDLSAMLHFMYQGEVNIKQEDIASFLKVAESLQIKGLTTGTEEKFEENLTKNAENLDQILNIENSSINFVNSNANALISKEEKPVQKNQQCQKQHVLSKDELHNDELSLENKNVNDKCYQQYSISNSTYNIQNSHMEQNNSSTNLEDEPLDCTADVTHIESTKHEPLDYTLDIDTETGYKTCLPNESLYKSDENFETKDYVPDMQLVPYNQNAQTQPFSLSNVSGFENEFTYETGCHNKGRRTVKGISNNSLPLETTLRVVSELGPTLRMERGKVIRMYSCPWCLRHFTRKENLKLHVRYIHGPLESLTCRLCGNKYKNSNSLRVHSYLYHNAKRDKPNKPLLDGGE, from the exons atgtcTGGAGAACAGTTTTCTTTAGTTTGGAATAGTTTTCCTAGAAATTTGTCCTCTggattatatactttattaacTGATGAGCAGTTAGTTGATGTAACATTAGCTGCAGAAGGTCAAATATTACGTgcacataaattaatattgtcagTTTGTAGTCCATATTTTAGAGAATTGTTCaag ggAAATTCTTGTAAACATCCAATTGTGATTTTAAAAGATGTCAATTATCGTGATCTGTCAGCAATGCTTCACTTCATGTATCAAGgagaagtaaatattaaacaagaaGATATTGCTAGCTTCTTAAAAGTAGCAGAAAGTTTACAAATAAAAGGATTAACTACAGGAACAGAAGAG aaatttgaagaaaatttgacaAAGAATGCAGAAAACTTAgatcaaatattgaatatagaaaacagcagtattaattttgttaattcaaATGCAAATGCTTTGATTTCAAAAGAAGAGAAACCTGTGCAGAAAAATCAACAATGCCAAAAACAACATGTTCTATCAAAAGATGAATTACACAATGATGAACTGTcattagagaataaaaatgttaatgatAAATGTTACCaacaatattctatttctaattcaacttataatattcaaaattctcaTATGGAACAAAATAACAGTTCAACAAATTTAGAAGATGAACCATTGGATTGTACAGCTGACGTAACTCATATAGAATCAACAAAGCATGAACCATTGGATTATACACTTGATATAGATACAGAAACAGGATATAAAACATGTTTGCCTAATGAATCACTTTATAAAtctgatgaaaattttgagacaaaag atTATGTACCAGATATGCAATTAGTTCCCTACAATCAGAATGCCCAAACTCAACCATTTA gtTTAAGTAACGTAAGtggttttgaaaatgaatttacatATGAAACTGGTTGTCATAATAAAGGTAGACGTACTGTTAAAGGTATTTCCAACAATAGTTTACCATTAGAAACAACTTTGCGTGTTGTATCTGAATTGGGACCAACTTTACGTATGGAAAGAGGCAAAGTTATTCGAATGTATTCATGTCCATGGTGTCTTCGTCATTTTACacgtaaagaaaatttaaaactacaTGTTCGATATATTCATGGTCCACTTGAAAGTCTAACATGTAGACTATGtggtaataaatataagaatagtaACAGTTTACGTGTACATTCATATCTTTATCATAATGCTAAACGGGACAAACCTAATAAGCCATTACTTGATGGtggagaatga